TATGGAAGTGTCAACATTTTGCAATGACATTGTGTGTAGATTGGTGAAGGTGAAAAGTTAGTGAGAGCCCTATTTGGTGTTGCCAGTTGTCGTCAGCCTGCTGTAATTTTTGTTGATGAAATAGATTCACTCCTATCTCAGGTAAAGCATGTTCTGACCTTATGTCTTATGCTGGTTGCTGGCACTATTCATTGTCTCATTGAGTTCCCAGAAACCGTATATGGGCTCATTTTTGAACTTTAGAAGGATAGTCAGTTAGTATTTGCACATAGATATAGCTCTCAATTCTGTGTTTGCAGCGCAAGTCAGAAGGTGAGCATGAATCAAGCAGGCGACTCAAAACACAGTTCCTGATTGAAATGGAAGGCTTTGACAGTGGGAGTGAGCAAATTCTACTAGTAGGTAATAGTTAAAGCATTGAATTGAAGACATTATATTTCATTTACCCGAGTGAAGTTGATACTTTCTAATATCAAATACGTTTATTAACTAAACAATACAAACCTTTGCACAGTAATGATTTTAGTTGGATGTTATCTTAATTTTTAACTTACGATTTATTCGTCACGTTTGGCAACATAATAGAAAAAAAGTCCATTTTATTGCTCATTCAAATAGAAATATTAGTGGGCTTTTGCCTTCGtctattaccaaaaaaaaaaaaaaaaaacagaaatattagtttctttttgttgttttatgcTGCAAAGATATATCTGTTAGTTAATGTTGCTGAAACTGATAAAATGTCAAAGATCAAGACATAATTGATGATAACATTAAAAAGAATCTTTTGAACTCGTAATTGGCGAGaagttttgaatttattttggtCTTGCCTATCAAATATTAAGTACTTACCTTCTGAAATGGTAAATTAGGTTGCCCCAGATTCACCTTTTCACTCCTAGAGTATTATCTTTATATAGTAATGGTATTATACATACACAATTAAAATCAATAGGACTGGAATTCTGAATGATCAGTGAATAATATCTCATGTGTGATGGTTGAACTTTTCAGGCGCTTACATTACTTGTTTTGCACTAAGGTTATCTTTGGATCTAATAAGTACAGAACTAAAAGTACCATTATAGAAAACAAATTTACTTTGCAGCCAAGTTTCCTTTTTATCATATGTTAGTTTTCGATCAAGCATTTTTCGCTTGACATGCCTTAACAATAAGATAAACAATTGGATTCGGTTGAATCAGAATCATCCTTACTCTTTGAACCcattatttctttttctgttcATTAATTTACCTGTTTCATTTTAGGCTTCTGCTGcagttcttttcttttcttttgtattgTTTTTCTCTTTCAGATTCAATCATACTTCTATGTCTATGCTTAAAGCAATTGCATTGTCATTTGATTGGATCCAGGAGCAACAAATCGACCCCAAGAACTCGATGAAGCAGCAAGGAGACGACTTACCAAAAGACTTTATATCCCCTTGCCTTCAACAGGTGTAATTTACATTCTTTTTTACtttgtaaattatttaattGAATAACAAATAAAGTGGCTAACATCCCCTTATTGAAGAAGCACGAGCCTGGATCATACGTAATCTTCTACAGAAGGATGGTCTATTCAAGCTGTCAGAAGAGGACATCGATACCATATGCAATCTGACTGAAGGTATCTAGTTCTTATATTTGAGAGCTAAATCGAATGCAGAAGTTTTTCCATCATATTTTGAACTAAATCTTCCTAATTGGTTTTGAAAGTTTACTTGAAATGATGTCTGAATTTTGTTCATGTAATTTTTTACTTCATATTTCCTTTTGTAGGATATTCGGGATCTGACATGAAAAACTTAGTTAAAGACGCATGTATGGGTCCATTGAGAGAAGCTCTTAAGCAAGGTATAGAGATTACCAAGCTAAAAAAGGAGGATATGAGGCCAGTTAACCTTCAGGTAACAATAGTAAACATGCATGATTTTACTTGCACATAAACACAGATGCATATCAATTAATTAAGTACCATTCAACACATTATTTATAGTGAacttgcttcctttctttaggaCTTCGAAATGGCTCTGCAAGAAGTGAGACCCTCTGTATCTTTGAGTGAACTGGGTACATATGATGAATGGAACAAACAATTCGGAAGCCTCTCACTTTAGATTAGCCTAAATCGTTGTAGGGAAAAAGGAAGAGAGAATACACCCTTGATTGATTCCTATTGATTTTTGTGCTAATTACCTCTAACTTTTTTTACTACTGCACATAAGATTTCTTGTGAAATATTGATTCTGTTTTCTTTTGTGAAATAAGGAATTAGGATATAATTAAAGAGAATAGAAATAGGAGTTTGCAGGATTTTGTTTTATTAGAGGTCAAATAATCTAATTGATTCCTGGATTATTTTAGAGATGTCTTGTTAGTTCCAAATTTTTTTGAAGTAATTTATTGTTCTCTTTGaactttttttaaaatgatCTATTTGTCggaaattaatataagatatatgattgagccttaactaatagttaaggctcaatcatatatcttagttaaggctcaatcatatatcttatattaatctccgacacacCCTACACACAAATGcccattgggcttgcagcgtgcacaacacaggcccatcccgccatgtgtttttaaatccacaaattaatgaggttgccggAACTCGAACACTTaaccgtttggtcctagaggctctgatattatatcatggaaccgattgaactaaaagctcgaactaaTAGATAAggctcaatcatatatcttatattaatcttcGACACTATTAACCTCTTAAATTTACTTAGATTGATACACTTTAATTTGgataaatttttcattttactGTACCATTTAATACACAAAGATTaatcatatcactttaaacTAATTCTAGTTCACTCTGAGAAGTGGATTGATGGTTTATATTAAACTTATTTTATGCCTCAAGAAGTGGTTGACAAACAACCACGATTGGTAGTCGATGAGTTTGAATGAAAACAAATATTAATTAGCTTCGATATCTCCCCTTGAGATATCCACGATTGGTAGTCGATTAGTTCTACTCACCCGTGTGACTGGGACCAAATTTTAAAATCTGTAGCATGTTTTCGCAAGCACAGCCATTTTCCTACAGACGATCGCGTGACGTTTAATTTTTGTGTGATTATGATTATCTGGTTTatgtttatattatatattatattgtaCACTGATATAATTTACTATTGGGATTCTAATAATGGCAAACAATGACATGTTGCAgttcaattaaatcttaaatATGAATCATTGACTCACTAATTTAGTCGGTCAATCGTGCTTATCTGACTCCGCCCTCCTTCGGACCAAAACCTTCAACCCGCCGGCCATGTGAGCCGTCAAGTATGGCACGAATATTGGCTTGTCTGAACTCACGGGTTTGAGTTCAAACTGCCTGATAACGGAAGCAACCACGTATTTCATCTGAATAAAGGCCATCTGCTTACCAAGGCACTCCCTAGGACCAGCCTGGAAGATGGGAAATTTGTAAGGACATACCTTCCTCAACGAGCTTCTTCTCTTGTGTTCAAGAAACCACCGGTCCGGTTTGAACTGTAGCCGGTCCTTGCCCCAAAGTTGTTCCATTCGCCCCATCCCATAGGGGAAGTAAGTGACCCTATCTCCTGGCCGGACAGTAGTATTATCCGGCAACACGTCATGGACAAGGGCATGCTTTGAATCCCAGGCTACAGGTGGGTAGAGTCTCATTGACTCATAGAGGCATGCCTTGAGCAATTTCAACGTCTTCAACGAATCATAATCTATCTTTGTTGTAGTTCTAAATATAGTCTCTTTCACTACCTCTTTCTCTATCTCTGGATAACAGGATATCAACCAAAAGAGCCATGTCATTGCAGCCGAAGTTGTGTCTCTTCCTGCTATCATAAAACTAATGACCATATCACTTATCACCTTCTCTTCATGTCCAGCCAATATGAGCCGAGAGAGGAGATCTTCACTCTCATTTTCAGCTCTTTCTTCTAACATAATCCTCCTGTTACCAATAATCTCAGCAACATAATTACGAACTCTTTCAACAGCATCTTTAAGCCGTCTCTCAGATCCAACTCCAAGCCATCTCTTGATCTTCCAGACCACAAACAATGGGGCAGCAGCTCGTCTAGCACATATCATTGACGCCATATCAAAAGCTGTTGCCAGAGGTGGGGCTGGTAGAGAAGGATCTAAGCTACATCGATCAATCCCCAATGAGACCTTACAGATCATGTTAAATGCTAGCCGTCTTAGCAGCTCTTGCAAGTCAACCACCTCTTGTTTCTCTGCCAATGACTCCAAAACTGGCAACAATCCCTTGACTACTTCCTCCTCTAATGTGGTAAGGAAAAACTCCTTGAGCGATTTGGCTTTAAATTCATGGCTGGCTAACTTTCTTTGAGTATGCCAAAGCTCCCCATCAGCGTTGAATATGCCAGAGCCAAGAAAATCACCAAGAATCTCAGTAAAAGGTTTACCTTTGGGGAAGTTGCTAAAGtttgttttgagcatatattcaACATTTGCTGGGTTAGCTGTGACAATGGTTCTTCTTGCGCCAAGCCTTTGAATCACAATCGTCTTGGTTGCTGATTTAGTGAGAAGTTCAGTATACCAATCTAAAAGACGGGTTTGATTTTTGTAGAATGAAATTAAGCATCCAATTATTGGATGGGTTGGCGGCCCATTATTGCCGGAATTTACTAGCCGGAATTTGCTTATGATTATATTGAGAAAGCAGAAGAGTAATATACTTATCAAAATGAAAGATAAGAAGTGCCATTGAAACAGAGACCCCAAAGTTACCATCTTCACATGCAGATTAAACAAATGGGGGAAAGGTGACTCTATAACTGTGTTTTGCATAACTAAACGTCCTTTTTTAAAACAGGAAAAAGGCAAATGTTTCCAACAAATCTGATCAAGTGGTGACTGAGCATTGGGCATTTATATACAGATGTCTAGCTTcagaattatttttattttaattttatttattaaactaAAAGAGGAGCTGctgaattttgaaaattgggACTTCAGTTTAATTTACAGTATATTAACTCTAGGAGTAGTGACATCATCAAAGTGGTGACTGAGCATTGCGCGCTACTTATTTGGGAAAAATACAACATACTTTTTTACAGATTTTATATGGGAAATGTACAAAACTTGTTAAATGAGGAGGTTGATTTAAATAAGGTTTTGCTATTTACCGtctccaaattacttatcactgtttcatttggacaattttgccatttcaataaaaaaaaattaaattggaattttttttagagaatcggccaaaatttggcctaaacggatgccgcatccgccTCCCCATGGGgaatccgttcccgccatgggctgaacggatgcggcatccgtttaggccaaattttggcaGGTgtaaaatcgtaaaatttttagtgacgaaaaatgtaaaatttttcaattttttgtgacgaaaaatgaaaaatcgtcataaaaaaaattattttcatgagttctttgaaaaaaacgtaaattttaatgtttctgaCTTGTAATAATCCATTTTCGAGGTTCgggttgtcacacatcaattatttttataatttcaattattgttgttcgggtttaagattttggagagagatttttcagtttttgattaaaattatgagaagagcaaaaaagtaaaaaatgaggcggtgataagtaatttgtgGGTGGCAACCACTTTAAATACATATTATCAAATTACTCTTTCACTTTTAGAATATCCACAACACTCCACTTCTTTTCAACCCCTCTCATTCTCTTTTCTCTTGCGAATTCCGACAACTTACGAACACACCAACGATCGGCGAACGATGGGGAAATCAGAAAAGAAGGATCGTGATAAAATGAAATCAAAGGTATGTCCTTTCTACATCcgtgtttgttttcttcttgtttATTTCAAATAGGTTTTAGGGTTTATGCATGGATTGAATGTGATATGTTTGATTAAGCTTAGAGTTTAGTGTTTAATCGCTACATTGATGTTTTTGAACTAATTTGAGTTGTATATGTGTGATGTATGGTGAATAACTTGTGATTTTTGGCGAAAGAGATGTTCTTCGACTATTCAGATTTTATGAGTTTGCGTCGCATTTTATAAAATGCGAACCAGAAATCCTGAACTAGGTAGTCGCATATCTCCAAATGTGATTACTATGTTGATATGTGAATCTCTTTTCAGCAATTGGGGTTCGCATATACCCAATTGCGAATACTTTGATGATACACGAACAAGTTGTCATCAATAATGTAGTCGCATATC
The sequence above is drawn from the Euphorbia lathyris chromosome 6, ddEupLath1.1, whole genome shotgun sequence genome and encodes:
- the LOC136231839 gene encoding cytochrome P450 94B3 gives rise to the protein MVTLGSLFQWHFLSFILISILLFCFLNIIISKFRLVNSGNNGPPTHPIIGCLISFYKNQTRLLDWYTELLTKSATKTIVIQRLGARRTIVTANPANVEYMLKTNFSNFPKGKPFTEILGDFLGSGIFNADGELWHTQRKLASHEFKAKSLKEFFLTTLEEEVVKGLLPVLESLAEKQEVVDLQELLRRLAFNMICKVSLGIDRCSLDPSLPAPPLATAFDMASMICARRAAAPLFVVWKIKRWLGVGSERRLKDAVERVRNYVAEIIGNRRIMLEERAENESEDLLSRLILAGHEEKVISDMVISFMIAGRDTTSAAMTWLFWLISCYPEIEKEVVKETIFRTTTKIDYDSLKTLKLLKACLYESMRLYPPVAWDSKHALVHDVLPDNTTVRPGDRVTYFPYGMGRMEQLWGKDRLQFKPDRWFLEHKRRSSLRKVCPYKFPIFQAGPRECLGKQMAFIQMKYVVASVIRQFELKPVSSDKPIFVPYLTAHMAGGLKVLVRRRAESDKHD